In one window of Fibrobacter sp. UWH4 DNA:
- a CDS encoding DUF1989 domain-containing protein, translating into MNSKLLESSHDLKDAVFDVTVLAGDGYMLPLKKGQVLRMVDVEGNQSGDVQIYNANDPTERYNANNTITAQANTMIELGTVIRSNCGNAMLTVIADTCGEHDTLGSGCSAEGNVVRYTDKTRYMHSCRDTFVRTLENYGMSKRDQTCNLNFFTKVILDDKGHLEFADGISGPGKYIELRADMDVMFLLSDCSQLNNPCNDYNPTPIRLLVFEK; encoded by the coding sequence ATGAACTCAAAACTTCTTGAAAGTTCCCATGACTTGAAGGACGCCGTCTTCGATGTGACGGTGCTTGCGGGCGACGGCTATATGCTTCCCCTAAAGAAGGGACAGGTGCTCCGCATGGTCGATGTAGAAGGGAATCAGTCCGGCGATGTGCAGATTTACAACGCGAACGATCCGACGGAACGTTATAATGCGAACAATACGATTACGGCACAGGCGAATACGATGATTGAGCTCGGCACGGTCATTCGCAGCAATTGTGGAAATGCAATGCTTACGGTGATTGCGGATACTTGCGGAGAACACGATACGCTTGGAAGCGGATGCTCCGCTGAAGGAAACGTGGTGCGCTATACGGACAAGACTCGCTATATGCACAGCTGCCGTGACACGTTCGTGCGTACGCTTGAAAATTATGGGATGAGCAAGCGCGATCAGACTTGTAACCTGAATTTTTTCACAAAGGTTATTCTGGATGACAAGGGGCACCTGGAATTTGCCGATGGAATTTCGGGACCGGGCAAGTACATAGAACTGCGTGCCGATATGGACGTGATGTTCCTGCTTTCGGATTGTTCTCAGTTAAACAATCCCTGCAATGACTACAATCCGACTCCGATTCGCTTGCTGGTTTTTGAAAAATAA
- a CDS encoding urea amidolyase associated protein UAAP2 yields MFTKYLESSLKEEDACYVEDVAAGKGWLHLIKKGQIFRILDLKGNQAVDTLFINANDPSERYSVQQTVQRQANCLVGVGTKLYSNDDNVMLTVIADTCGDHDTLGSACSCESNTCRYALEKRYMHACRESFLKVLLETPNLDKRDQVNNLNFFMYVPFDEQGNLNFADGISSPGKYVEMRAEMDVLAVVSNCPQLNNPCNAYDPTPVRMIVWDKESV; encoded by the coding sequence ATGTTTACGAAGTATTTGGAAAGTTCGCTCAAGGAAGAAGATGCCTGCTATGTCGAGGATGTTGCTGCCGGGAAGGGCTGGCTGCATTTGATAAAAAAAGGTCAGATTTTCCGTATTCTGGATCTCAAGGGAAATCAGGCCGTCGATACATTGTTTATCAATGCGAATGATCCTTCGGAACGCTACAGCGTTCAGCAGACGGTGCAAAGACAGGCGAATTGCCTTGTTGGTGTAGGGACGAAGCTTTATTCCAACGATGATAACGTGATGCTTACGGTGATTGCCGATACTTGTGGTGACCACGATACGCTCGGAAGTGCTTGCTCCTGCGAAAGCAACACCTGTCGCTATGCGCTTGAGAAACGTTACATGCATGCTTGCCGTGAATCGTTCTTGAAGGTGCTGCTTGAAACCCCGAATCTGGACAAGCGCGACCAGGTGAACAACCTGAATTTCTTCATGTACGTTCCTTTTGATGAACAGGGAAACCTTAACTTTGCTGACGGGATTTCTTCGCCGGGAAAGTACGTGGAAATGCGTGCCGAGATGGATGTGCTCGCGGTCGTGAGTAATTGTCCGCAGCTGAACAATCCCTGTAATGCTTACGATCCGACCCCGGTCAGGATGATTGTGTGGGACAAGGAGTCTGTATGA
- a CDS encoding urea amidolyase associated protein UAAP1: protein MSESKVLCEHVIAGGWNYSRIVRRGQKIRLTDLEGGANASLMCYNARNFTERFNLGDTLKIQHICRIAKNCCLYGDMGRILLSVVEDSVGWHDPLCGCTHAALIKERFGEKDYQSAHNDFYRNGYDSLLVEIGKHGMTKRDFTELVNFFSKVVVTSDGKMTFVENNSKPGDYVELRAEMDTLVVIDTGMHPLNPSKEYLRKPVKVELMTCDVAGAEDPCFTWCPENGRGYINTANYNL, encoded by the coding sequence ATGTCTGAATCTAAAGTACTTTGCGAACATGTTATTGCGGGTGGCTGGAACTACTCGCGCATTGTCAGGCGTGGTCAGAAAATTCGCCTCACGGACTTGGAGGGCGGCGCGAATGCATCGCTCATGTGTTATAACGCACGCAACTTTACCGAGCGCTTCAACTTGGGCGATACCCTGAAAATTCAGCATATCTGCCGCATCGCGAAGAATTGTTGCCTTTACGGCGATATGGGACGCATCTTGTTGAGTGTCGTCGAAGATTCCGTGGGCTGGCACGACCCTCTGTGTGGATGCACCCATGCGGCTTTGATCAAGGAACGTTTTGGCGAGAAGGATTACCAGAGCGCACACAACGATTTTTACCGTAACGGCTACGATTCCCTGCTGGTGGAAATCGGCAAGCACGGCATGACCAAGAGGGATTTTACGGAACTGGTCAATTTCTTTAGCAAGGTTGTGGTGACTTCCGACGGTAAGATGACTTTTGTCGAAAATAATTCCAAGCCGGGCGACTATGTGGAACTGCGTGCCGAAATGGATACCCTGGTGGTTATCGATACGGGTATGCACCCGCTGAACCCGAGCAAGGAATATCTACGCAAGCCCGTGAAAGTGGAACTTATGACTTGCGATGTCGCCGGCGCCGAAGACCCGTGCTTTACCTGGTGCCCCGAAAACGGCCGTGGTTACATCAACACGGCAAACTACAACTTGTAA
- a CDS encoding ABC transporter ATP-binding protein codes for MEGSKDVFDDCILEARHIVKDFENSSGRGMHRVLDDISFRVRRREFLSVIGPSGCGKSTLIRIAAGLETATGGEFLLDGNVVRGTGAERGMVFQKYSLFPWLSVKQNVMFGLESTGRGGDEAEEVAEQWLEIVGLEKYGEFFPKQLSGGMQQRVAIARALAPQPRVLLMDEPFGALDAQTRTQMQRYLLEVWKNIDITIIFVTHDLDEAVFLSDRILTLQANPGKVKEMVEVPVPRPRNKGSLSLREFNETRKHIEELIRPPKVNEVAEEDFKIVNMVGMQP; via the coding sequence ATGGAAGGTTCTAAAGATGTTTTCGATGACTGCATTCTGGAAGCGCGCCATATCGTAAAGGATTTCGAGAATTCTTCCGGCAGGGGAATGCACCGTGTTTTGGACGATATCTCGTTCCGCGTACGCCGTCGCGAATTCCTCTCGGTGATCGGACCTTCCGGTTGTGGAAAGTCGACACTCATCCGTATTGCGGCGGGCCTCGAGACGGCGACCGGCGGCGAGTTTCTGCTCGACGGAAATGTGGTCCGCGGGACTGGTGCCGAAAGGGGAATGGTGTTCCAGAAGTACTCCCTTTTTCCGTGGCTTTCGGTCAAGCAGAATGTGATGTTTGGCCTCGAATCGACAGGGCGCGGAGGCGATGAGGCCGAAGAGGTTGCCGAGCAGTGGCTTGAAATTGTAGGTCTCGAAAAGTACGGTGAATTTTTCCCGAAGCAGCTTTCGGGTGGCATGCAGCAGCGCGTCGCCATCGCGAGGGCGCTGGCGCCTCAGCCGCGTGTACTGCTGATGGATGAGCCGTTCGGTGCGCTCGATGCGCAGACAAGGACGCAGATGCAGAGGTATCTGCTTGAAGTCTGGAAGAACATCGACATCACGATCATTTTCGTGACGCACGATCTGGACGAAGCCGTATTCCTTTCGGACCGCATCTTGACTTTGCAGGCGAATCCCGGAAAGGTCAAGGAGATGGTCGAAGTGCCGGTTCCGCGCCCCCGTAACAAGGGAAGTCTAAGTTTGCGCGAATTTAACGAAACGCGGAAACATATCGAAGAACTGATTCGCCCGCCGAAGGTGAACGAAGTTGCCGAAGAGGATTTTAAAATCGTCAACATGGTTGGGATGCAACCATAA
- a CDS encoding ABC transporter substrate-binding protein, with translation MNLTKILLVCVTAAVAAVYAQKPLLKIAYSDWPGWTAWEIADKKGFFKKHDVNVKLEWFDYGPSMDAFAAKQVDAVGVANGDAMMLNATGARNSIILINDYSNGNDKIVGAPGINSIKDLKGKKVGVEFGCLSHALLINALTKMGLKESDVSLVNMPTHQAVQTLESGEVSAVVAWVPHSVNALEVVKGAKELYSSANEPGIIYDVLAVSQESLMKNKAEWEKVVAAWYDVIDFLNDPKNKAEAVKILAARVGISEKKYATFMGGTRFLTAEEAAARFKKGDGYGSVYGSSKNVDAFFVKNKVYEKNVDVNRYIIPSFTETFVKAKK, from the coding sequence ATGAATTTGACAAAAATACTTCTGGTATGTGTTACTGCGGCCGTTGCTGCCGTATATGCTCAAAAGCCCCTGCTGAAAATTGCCTACAGTGATTGGCCGGGATGGACCGCGTGGGAAATTGCCGATAAGAAGGGCTTCTTCAAAAAGCATGATGTCAATGTCAAGCTGGAATGGTTTGATTATGGCCCTTCTATGGATGCCTTTGCCGCAAAGCAGGTGGATGCCGTGGGAGTGGCGAATGGCGATGCCATGATGCTTAACGCGACGGGCGCCCGCAACTCTATCATCTTGATCAACGACTACAGTAACGGAAACGACAAGATTGTCGGTGCTCCCGGAATCAACTCCATCAAGGATCTCAAGGGAAAGAAGGTGGGGGTCGAATTCGGATGCCTTTCGCATGCGCTGCTGATCAACGCCCTTACGAAAATGGGCTTGAAAGAATCCGACGTGTCGCTTGTGAATATGCCGACGCATCAGGCGGTACAGACCCTTGAAAGCGGCGAGGTCTCCGCAGTGGTCGCATGGGTTCCGCATTCCGTGAACGCGCTTGAAGTGGTCAAAGGAGCCAAGGAACTTTACTCTAGCGCGAACGAACCCGGAATCATCTACGACGTTCTCGCGGTATCGCAGGAGTCGCTGATGAAAAACAAGGCCGAATGGGAAAAGGTTGTAGCCGCCTGGTACGATGTCATCGATTTCCTGAACGATCCGAAAAACAAGGCCGAAGCTGTCAAGATTCTTGCCGCCCGCGTGGGTATCTCCGAAAAGAAATACGCCACGTTTATGGGTGGGACCAGATTCCTGACGGCAGAAGAAGCGGCGGCCCGTTTCAAGAAGGGCGATGGCTACGGTTCGGTTTATGGGTCTAGCAAGAATGTCGACGCGTTCTTCGTGAAGAACAAGGTTTATGAAAAGAATGTGGATGTGAACCGTTACATTATCCCTTCGTTCACGGAAACATTCGTCAAGGCGAAAAAGTAA
- a CDS encoding ROK family protein: MKQTNTTAELKKHNTRAVKTALLSLGAATKAELSQATGLSVVTCGTILNELTAAGEITEESQRISSGGRPAIAYQYNHEWGKSLCIYAYSDNEEKLLHFRVQDICGNIKQNGTFRERLISPEVIISNIRKILKKEADIKIIVIGVQGCVNNGIIEFSDIEELRGTNLAERIEHALKIPTVVENDMNTIALGYSKSNSNEKNVALLFFPKRNTPAGGFIVDGKILRGTSNLAGELSYYPFNFNKSSQTAAFSDIEYAMPIVNQLVTAAVVFLDPAQIVLTGGLASEMNEQAIVQHLRRHLDRLQLPRIIIKPNTESEYFAGLYNLAVEHLLEL; this comes from the coding sequence ATGAAACAAACGAACACAACAGCGGAATTAAAAAAACATAACACACGTGCCGTCAAGACAGCGCTGCTTTCACTCGGTGCAGCCACGAAGGCGGAGCTTTCGCAGGCGACTGGACTCAGCGTCGTCACCTGCGGCACCATTTTGAACGAATTAACCGCTGCAGGCGAAATCACCGAAGAATCCCAGCGCATTTCTAGCGGCGGGCGCCCCGCCATAGCCTACCAGTACAATCACGAATGGGGCAAGTCGCTCTGCATATACGCCTACTCCGACAACGAAGAAAAGCTTCTGCATTTCCGCGTCCAGGATATCTGCGGCAACATCAAGCAAAACGGGACCTTCAGGGAAAGACTCATTTCTCCCGAAGTCATCATCTCCAATATCCGCAAAATCCTGAAAAAGGAAGCCGACATCAAAATCATCGTTATCGGCGTACAGGGTTGCGTCAATAACGGCATCATCGAGTTTTCAGACATCGAGGAACTCCGTGGAACAAATCTGGCAGAAAGAATTGAACACGCGCTAAAAATTCCGACCGTTGTCGAGAACGACATGAATACCATTGCGTTAGGTTATTCAAAATCAAACAGCAACGAGAAAAACGTGGCGCTCCTCTTTTTCCCGAAAAGGAACACGCCCGCAGGCGGCTTTATCGTCGACGGGAAAATCCTACGCGGCACCTCGAACCTTGCCGGCGAACTTTCGTACTACCCCTTCAATTTTAACAAAAGCAGCCAAACGGCGGCCTTCAGCGACATAGAGTACGCGATGCCTATCGTAAACCAGCTTGTCACTGCGGCAGTCGTCTTCCTTGACCCCGCTCAGATCGTGCTTACCGGCGGGCTTGCATCCGAAATGAACGAGCAGGCCATCGTCCAGCACTTGCGCAGGCATCTGGACCGTTTGCAGCTG